The following proteins come from a genomic window of Candidatus Paceibacterota bacterium:
- the uvrB gene encoding excinuclease ABC subunit UvrB, with product MEFKLRTGYEPAGDQPTAIKALVSGVRKGLTKQTLLGVTGSGKTFTVANVIEQIQKPTLVIAHNKTLAAQLAQEYREFFPENAVHYFVSYYDYYQPEAYMPVSDTYIEKEAMINEEIERLRHASTQALLTRKDVIIVASVSCIYGLGSPEEYEKVNLKLKIGDKISRAEMIRKLIGIYFERTNADLEPGKFRAVGNTVEVMPVNEKVIYRFEFSEEIIEKIRQIDAISRSEIGGLDSIFIFPAKHFVTPEAERARAIADIKLELEEQLKVLKKEGKVLEVERLKRRTNYDLALIREVGYCNGIENYSRHFSGKKPGEAPDTLLSYFPHKADGSPDFLTIIDESHVTVPQLNGMYAGDASRKKTLVDFGFRLPSAKDNRPLKFDEFEKRVGQVIYTSATPSNFEREKSQQIVEQVIRPTGLIDPVVDIKPVVSSKEYLGQVKDFIEEAEKTIKHGGRVIATTLTKKMAEDLSEFLKERGIKAEYLHSDIKTIDRIDILTEFRRGKFDCIVGVNLLREGLDLPEVELIGILDADKEGFLRSDTSLIQTIGRAARNVHGRVILYADVVTGSIKRALDETNRRREIQVAYNTKHGITPQTIIKKIHDITEEMRSEHDKAVASLVEIDTQLFGKNIRKLIKEKEKQMNEAVKVLDFETAALMRDEIEAIKVKSGSNKSKSKVRRKKE from the coding sequence ATGGAATTTAAGCTAAGAACTGGTTATGAACCAGCAGGAGACCAACCTACGGCAATCAAGGCCCTGGTTTCAGGGGTTAGAAAGGGCCTTACCAAACAGACTCTTTTGGGCGTGACCGGTTCGGGCAAGACTTTTACCGTTGCTAATGTGATTGAGCAAATCCAAAAGCCGACTTTGGTAATTGCTCACAACAAAACTCTCGCGGCCCAACTGGCCCAGGAGTATCGGGAATTCTTTCCAGAGAACGCCGTTCACTATTTTGTCTCTTATTACGACTACTATCAACCGGAAGCCTATATGCCGGTTTCCGACACTTATATTGAGAAGGAGGCGATGATTAACGAGGAGATTGAGCGCCTGCGTCACGCTTCGACTCAAGCCTTACTCACCCGCAAGGATGTGATTATTGTAGCCTCGGTCTCCTGTATTTATGGCTTGGGCAGTCCGGAAGAATACGAAAAAGTGAATTTAAAGTTAAAAATTGGTGACAAGATTTCTCGTGCCGAAATGATTAGAAAATTGATTGGGATTTATTTCGAGCGCACCAATGCCGATCTTGAGCCGGGTAAATTTCGGGCAGTGGGGAATACGGTCGAAGTGATGCCTGTCAACGAGAAGGTAATTTACCGATTTGAATTTAGCGAGGAGATAATTGAGAAAATTCGGCAGATCGATGCGATTTCGCGTTCCGAAATCGGTGGGCTGGATTCGATTTTTATCTTTCCGGCCAAACATTTCGTGACACCGGAGGCAGAGCGGGCTCGCGCGATTGCCGACATTAAACTCGAGCTTGAAGAGCAGTTGAAGGTTTTGAAGAAGGAAGGCAAGGTGCTCGAAGTAGAGCGTCTGAAGCGTCGGACCAATTATGACCTAGCGCTTATTCGAGAAGTTGGCTATTGCAATGGTATCGAAAATTACTCGCGCCATTTTTCCGGTAAAAAGCCTGGCGAAGCGCCTGATACCTTACTTTCATATTTCCCGCACAAGGCTGACGGCTCACCGGATTTTCTCACTATCATCGACGAATCGCACGTGACCGTGCCACAACTTAATGGTATGTATGCCGGCGACGCCTCGCGGAAAAAAACCTTGGTTGATTTCGGTTTTCGCTTGCCGTCAGCGAAGGATAACCGGCCTTTGAAGTTTGATGAATTTGAAAAACGAGTCGGCCAGGTAATTTATACTTCGGCCACGCCGAGCAATTTCGAAAGGGAAAAGAGTCAACAGATTGTTGAACAGGTGATTCGTCCGACCGGACTTATTGACCCGGTTGTGGATATTAAGCCGGTTGTTTCGAGTAAAGAATATTTGGGTCAGGTGAAGGATTTTATTGAAGAAGCCGAGAAAACCATTAAACACGGCGGTCGGGTAATTGCCACGACTTTGACCAAGAAGATGGCCGAGGATTTAAGTGAATTTCTCAAAGAACGTGGCATCAAAGCTGAATACTTACACAGTGATATCAAGACGATTGATCGAATCGATATTCTAACTGAATTCCGACGCGGCAAATTCGATTGTATTGTCGGCGTGAACCTTTTGCGTGAAGGTTTGGACTTGCCGGAAGTCGAGCTTATTGGAATTCTTGATGCCGACAAGGAAGGCTTTTTGCGTTCGGATACTTCACTCATTCAAACTATCGGCCGAGCGGCGCGAAATGTGCACGGGCGGGTGATTCTTTATGCTGATGTGGTGACCGGTTCAATCAAGCGGGCGCTCGACGAGACTAATCGCCGACGAGAGATCCAGGTTGCTTACAATACAAAGCACGGTATAACTCCGCAGACGATTATTAAAAAGATTCACGATATCACCGAGGAGATGAGAAGTGAGCATGACAAAGCTGTGGCCTCGCTCGTTGAAATTGATACCCAATTGTTCGGCAAGAATATCCGCAAACTAATTAAAGAAAAAGAAAAGCAGATGAATGAAGCCGTAAAGGTGCTGGACTTTGAGACAGCCGCTTTAATGAGAGATGAAATTGAGGCGATCAAAGTCAAAAGTGGCTCTAATAAGTCAAAAAGTAAGGTCAGGAGGAAGAAAGAATGA